TCTTCCGCTGCCGCACCGGGCGGCAACCCGAAGCGTCTTACTTCTTCGAATTGGTCAGCGCCTGGAACTGCTGCGTCAGGTAGTTCTTCGTGTTGTTCATCTGGGCCACCGCCAGGTCAAGCGCCGTGAATTGCTTGCGGTAGCGTTCGATCTTGGCGTCGATGCGGCCGCTCATATCCTCGTAGCGCTTCTCGATGTCCTTCATGCTGCGCTCGATGCCGGTGGTGACCGCGCCGATCGGGCCGCTTTCGCCCGTCATGCGGTCCACGGCCTCGGACAGCCGGCGGCCGAAGCCACCGGTGGAGCCGTCGCCCGAGAACAGCTGCGTCACGGTGGGCAGGTTGTCCTTCAGCGCGGCGTCCAGCTTCTTGCTGTCGATGGCCATCGTGCCGTCCTTCTGCATCGACACGCCAATCGCGGCCAGCATGGTCGGGGCGTTGGCCGGCATGCCCTGTTCGGGCGTGTTCAGCACGGCGCGGATCGTCGTCTGGATGCCACGGATCGACGTGTCGCCGTTCAGCGCGCCCTTGGTCATCGCCTTGGTGTCGAAGGCGGTCAGTGACTTGATGGTCGACTGGATGTTGTTGTAGGCGGTGACCATCGCCTGGATGGAATTCTTGATGCTGTCGGTGTCCTGCGTCAGCGACAGCGACGTCGTGCCGGTCTTCTTGAGCGTCATGGTCACGCCCTGCGCGGCGTCCACCACGGAGTTGCTGGTGCTGGTGATGGCAATGCCGTTGACCGTCAGCGCCGCGTTGGTGGCGCGCAGCGTTTCCTTCATCGCGTTCGAACCCGGCGTGGTCGGGTCGTAGCCCGCCACCCCCTGCAGCTCGGGCGACGAACCCGAGATGCGCATGCTCATCGTCTCGCCGGTCTTGTCGGACGTCAGGATCAGGCGGTACGGCGTGGCGCTGCCATCGTTGATGATGCTGGCCTTGACGCCGATGCCGGCCTTGTTGATGGCATCGCGGATGTCCTGCAGCGACCCCTTGCCCGGATCGATGGTGACCGTGCGCGGGTTCGGCACGGCGGTGGTGCTGGCGTTCGGGGTGAACGCCGGGCTCACGTACGTGCCGCTGGCTTCGTCCCAGCCGGTGGTCGTGCCGAACTCGAACGTCAGCGTGCCGGAACCAATCTGCACGTCCTGCTTGGCGTAGCCGTTGCCGGCCAGCGACTGGGCCTGCGCCAGGCGCGTCACGTTGACGCTCAGGTCGCTGGGCACGGCGTTGGCGGCGGTGGTCACCGTCATGATGTCGGAATTGCCCACGGCGGACTTGACCGCGCCGAAGGTGTCCCGGTTCATCAGCGCCTTGGCCGTGGCCTGGAAGCTGGTGAGCATGCTCTTGACCGTGCCATAGGCGGTCAGGCGGGTCTGGAAGGCCGAGTGCTGGTTGTCCAGCGCCTTCAGCGGCGCGCGCTCGGCTTCGGACAGCTTGTCCAGCAATGTGGCCAGTTCGAGGTTGGCCCCACCCCGATGGAAGAAATCGCTGCCATGGTTTTTGCCCTTCTTCTTGTTCGTTTCTGGTTGTCACCCAGGCGCTGCGTCGCCTGAATGTCCTGACATCCACGTTTACGTCGAACAAAAGTGGATCTTTAGGCTTTTTGATACAGAAACGATACAAAGACGATACGAAGACGGGCTAAATCCGATACATAGGCCTAATGCATCACAAATGATCAGTGCGTCAGACGGCGCTCCAGGGCGACCAGTGCCGTCTCGAAGCCTCTCAGTTGCGCCGTCATTGGCTTGTCATGAGCCAGCCGCCGGCCCACGGCCGCGTCGACGGTCGCGGCGATCAGCCGGCGCTGGGCGGCGATGTAGTCGAGGCATCGGGCGCGGGCGTCCGGGCCGCCGTCGGCCAGCACGGCCAGTACCGGGGCCAGCGGCAGGGTCCGGTAGCCGTCAAACGGAATGCCGTCGATGCCCCGCGAGGGGCCGAGCAATTCGGGCATCAGCAGGCGGCACACGGCATCGCCCCAGAGATGCTTGTCCGCGGCCTCGTCGGCGCGGCGCCAGGCCAGCGCGGTGGCGTAGCCAGGGTCGGCCACCGCGCCTGCGGCAACCAGCGGGATGTATCCGACCGGAAACGTACGTTGCGGCAGGACGGTCAGGCAGTCGGCGCCGATATCGTGCTCGCCGCCGCGCCGCCTGGCTGCCAGCGACACCGCCTGGAGCCGGTCAGGCACCCAGGCATCGAGCGGCACCATGGCGCAGGTGGACGGGCGGGACGCGTGGATGCTGCAGTGGCCATCGTCGGCCAATGCCGGGCAGCGGCCGCGCGACGGATAGTCGATGGCCTGCGTGGCGATCATCAGCGTATCGCCGCCGGGCAGCGGGTGGCCCTGGCGGCTTGCCAGCGCGGCAAACGCGGCGACGTCATCGTCAGTGACCTCGACCATCCGCCCGTCCACCCGATGCTGCGTGCCGGCCCTGGGAGCCCGCACACGCCGCAGGGACAGCGCGCCGACAAAGCGGTCGGCATGCCGGAACAGTTCGTCCATGCTCATTAGCGGCGGCGAGTTGCAGCACTTGCCGCACGCGGTGCACTGGAACCCGATGGAGACCGGCGCGTCGTCTACCATGGCCGGCGCACCGAATCGTTGAAGCGCGTCAGGATGAACGACTTCACGGCCGGCGAATGCAGCGCGCCGACCGTCGGCGCCACCCACGCCGCCCGGCAATCCGCCGCACGCACGGCCAGCACGTTGGCCCACGGCACGCGCGCATCCTCGATGCCGAGCGCATCGCGCGCCGGCGCCAGCCCGGCCGCGTCGGCGGCGGCGTAGGGCAGCGCGACCAGCGCCCCGCCATGCAATGCGGCGGCCAGCCGCTGCGCTGGCAAGCGCTGGAATCGGAGCTTGCGCGGGTTGTCGACGATGTCGCCAACCTGCGGCCGCAAGCCGGCATCGCCATCGATGCGGATCAGCCCATGGTTTTGCAGCAGCAGCAGCGCGCGTCCCTGCGCGGCGCGCTCCGCCGGTATCGCCACGACCGCGTTGACGGGCACCTGCCGCAGCGCCGCAATCTTCTCCGCGTACAGTCCCATCGGGTACGTCACCGTATGTGCCACCGTGCAGACCGATGGGTCGTCCGCCAGCGCCTGGGCGTCCTCGGCAATCGAGGCATCGATGCGCCGCGCGCGCAACGCCTTGCGCACCTCGGCGATGCCGGGCAGCGGCACGGGCTGGAGCTGCACGGCGCCGGTCGGGGTGCCTGACGACGCGGCTTCCACCAGTTCGCGGTCGGCTGGCGTCACCACGCCGATGCGGACCACGCGCGGGGTGTCGGCCCAGGCCAGCGGTTGCACCGCTCCTACCAGGCCAAGCAGCACCGCCAGCGCCCTGACCATCGACTCAGTCATCGCGCAGCACCGTCCGGAAACCGATATGCGAGGTCGGCAGGTCGCGCTCGGCCGGCTCGCGCGCCGATGCCCGGTATCGCACGCAGAAGTCCGGCGCGCACAGGAACGATCCGCCCTTGATGACGGCCATGCGGGTGTCGCGTGCGTTGCCGGGACGCGCCGACAACGCGGCAACGTACGCGGTATCGCCGTTGGCGTGCGACTGGCGCGGCCCCGTGTAGGGGTCGGCGGTCCACTCCCACGCGTTGGCAATCATGTCGTACAGGCCGAAGGCGTTCGCTGTGAAGCATCCCACCGGGGCCAGGCCCTCGAAGCCGTCGCGGGCGCTGTTCAGCACCGGGAACACACCTTGCCAGTAATTGGCGGTTGGCGTGCCGTCGGCGCTGCTGGGCGCGGTCTCCAGCGCCGCGCCCGACTGGCCGGCCTTGGCCGCGTATTCCCATTCGTCCTCCGT
This region of Cupriavidus sp. EM10 genomic DNA includes:
- the fliD gene encoding flagellar filament capping protein FliD, with protein sequence MLDKLSEAERAPLKALDNQHSAFQTRLTAYGTVKSMLTSFQATAKALMNRDTFGAVKSAVGNSDIMTVTTAANAVPSDLSVNVTRLAQAQSLAGNGYAKQDVQIGSGTLTFEFGTTTGWDEASGTYVSPAFTPNASTTAVPNPRTVTIDPGKGSLQDIRDAINKAGIGVKASIINDGSATPYRLILTSDKTGETMSMRISGSSPELQGVAGYDPTTPGSNAMKETLRATNAALTVNGIAITSTSNSVVDAAQGVTMTLKKTGTTSLSLTQDTDSIKNSIQAMVTAYNNIQSTIKSLTAFDTKAMTKGALNGDTSIRGIQTTIRAVLNTPEQGMPANAPTMLAAIGVSMQKDGTMAIDSKKLDAALKDNLPTVTQLFSGDGSTGGFGRRLSEAVDRMTGESGPIGAVTTGIERSMKDIEKRYEDMSGRIDAKIERYRKQFTALDLAVAQMNNTKNYLTQQFQALTNSKK
- a CDS encoding MetQ/NlpA family ABC transporter substrate-binding protein, with product MTESMVRALAVLLGLVGAVQPLAWADTPRVVRIGVVTPADRELVEAASSGTPTGAVQLQPVPLPGIAEVRKALRARRIDASIAEDAQALADDPSVCTVAHTVTYPMGLYAEKIAALRQVPVNAVVAIPAERAAQGRALLLLQNHGLIRIDGDAGLRPQVGDIVDNPRKLRFQRLPAQRLAAALHGGALVALPYAAADAAGLAPARDALGIEDARVPWANVLAVRAADCRAAWVAPTVGALHSPAVKSFILTRFNDSVRRPW
- a CDS encoding YkgJ family cysteine cluster protein; this encodes MVDDAPVSIGFQCTACGKCCNSPPLMSMDELFRHADRFVGALSLRRVRAPRAGTQHRVDGRMVEVTDDDVAAFAALASRQGHPLPGGDTLMIATQAIDYPSRGRCPALADDGHCSIHASRPSTCAMVPLDAWVPDRLQAVSLAARRRGGEHDIGADCLTVLPQRTFPVGYIPLVAAGAVADPGYATALAWRRADEAADKHLWGDAVCRLLMPELLGPSRGIDGIPFDGYRTLPLAPVLAVLADGGPDARARCLDYIAAQRRLIAATVDAAVGRRLAHDKPMTAQLRGFETALVALERRLTH